In a single window of the Papaver somniferum cultivar HN1 chromosome 8, ASM357369v1, whole genome shotgun sequence genome:
- the LOC113304422 gene encoding uncharacterized protein LOC113304422 has protein sequence MTSLTSPFSLLVIFIILCNCIPQIKSEKEDISLIRLPSEEVFSSGVCEKSAVPNSCPVNCFRTDPVCGVDGVTYWCGCADAYCAGTKVEKLGFCEVGNGGNGPVSGQALLLVHIVWLIVLGFSVLFGLF, from the coding sequence ATGACATCATTAACATCCCCATTTTCTCTTTTGGTTATATTCATAATCTTGTGCAATTGTATTCCTCAAATTAAAtcagaaaaagaagatatctcatTAATTCGATTACCGTCTGAAGAAGTATTTTCATCTGGGGTATGCGAAAAATCAGCGGTTCCTAATTCTTGTCCAGTCAATTGTTTTCGTACGGATCCAGTTTGTGGTGTTGATGGTGTAACGTATTGGTGTGGTTGTGCCGATGCTTATTGTGCTGGTACCAAagttgaaaaattagggttctgtgAAGTTGGTAATGGTGGCAATGGTCCTGTTTCGGGGCAAGCTCTTCTTTTGGTACATATTGTTTGGCTTATTGTTTTAGGGTTTTCTGTATTGTTCGGTCTATTTTGA
- the LOC113301638 gene encoding probable cinnamyl alcohol dehydrogenase 1 — translation MNTEEGNCLGWAARDPTGVLSPYKFNRRVVGADDVSIKITHCGVCYADVVRTKNKYGDSRYPVVPGHEIAGIVTEVGPNNHRFKVGDHVGVGTYVSTCRNCEYCDDGFENHCSEGSVYTFNGVDVDGTITKGGYSSYIVVHERYCYKIPDNYPLASAAPLLCAGITVYSPMIRHKMNQPGKSLGVIGLGGLGHMAVKFGKAFGLNVTVLSTSMSKKEEALSLLKADKFVISSDEQRMKHGAKSLDFIIDCAAGDHQFDPYMSLLKTNGTLVLVGFPSEIKLSPVSLNIGSKTIAGSVTGGTKNTQEMINFCAEHKIHPEIEVIPIQYANEALERLINRDVKYRFVIDIEGSLK, via the exons ATGAATACCGAGGAGGGGAATTGCTTAGGATGGGCAGCAAGAGATCCAACTGGTGTTCTATCTCCTTACAAATTCAATCGCAG GGTAGTTGGAGCTGATGATGTTTCGATTAAAATTACACACTGTGGAGTTTGTTACGCTGATGTTGTACGGACAAAGAATAAATATGGAGATTCTCGATACCCAGTGGTACCTGG ACATGAGATTGCTGGAATTGTAACAGAGGTTGGACCTAATAATCATCGATTCAAAGTTGGTGACCATGTTGGGGTGGGAACATATGTAAGTACGTGTAGAAATTGTGAATATTGTGATGATGGGTTTGAAAATCATTGCTCTGAAGGTTCAGTTTACACCTTCAATGGTGTTGATGTGGATGGGACAATCACGAAAGGAGGATACTCTAGTTATATTGTTGTTCATGAAAG GTATTGCTACAAAATTCCAGATAACTATCCTTTAGCTTCAGCGGCACCGTTGTTATGTGCTGGAATTACAGTTTACTCACCGATGATTCGCCATAAGATGAATCAACCAGGAAAATCCCTCGGTGTAATTGGACTAGGTGGTCTTGGTCATATGGCTGTCAAGTTTGGTAAGGCTTTTGGATTAAACGTGACAGTTCTCAGCACAAGTATGTCTAAGAAAGAGGAAGCCTTGAGTCTCCTTAAAGCAGATAAGTTTGTGATCTCATCCGACGAACAACGGATGAAG CACGGTGCAAAGTCGCTTGACTTCATTATTGACTGTGCAGCAGGAGATCACCAATTCGATCCATACATGTCGCTTTTGAAAACAAACGGCACACTAGTGTTAGTGGGGTTTCCAAGTGAGATTAAGCTCAGTCCCGTGAGCCTTAATATCG GATCAAAAACAATTGCTGGAAGTGTGACAGGCGGAACAAAAAATACACAAGAAATGATAAATTTCTGTGCAGAACATAAAATACACCCTGAGATTGAAGTTATCCCGATTCAGTATGCAAATGAAGCACTCGAAAGGCTAATAAACAGAGATGTAAAGTACCGGTTCGTCATTGATATTGAGGGTTCTTTGAAATGA